The following DNA comes from Buttiauxella agrestis.
GACTTAACACCGTAACCATCGTTGAAAATCACGATATCGCCGACTTTAACGTCCAGCGGTTGCACGTTACCGTTTTCCAGGATGCGGCCTTTACCGACAGCGATGATTTCGCCACGAGTTGATTTGCCTGCTGCGCTGCCAGTCAGAACAATGCCGCCCGCAGATTTGGATTCAACTTCTTTACGCTTGACGATAACGCGGTCATGTAATGGACGAATGCTCATGTGATAGCTCTCCTTTGAGAAAGTCAGTATCAATTGTTTAGGTAACGCCGGCCCAAAATGGGTTATCGGCTGGTGACCTGAGAGATGGGGATGAGCCTTCCCCCCTTCAAGGGGGAAAACAAAAAAATTTT
Coding sequences within:
- a CDS encoding co-chaperone GroES, with protein sequence MSIRPLHDRVIVKRKEVESKSAGGIVLTGSAAGKSTRGEIIAVGKGRILENGNVQPLDVKVGDIVIFNDGYGVKSEKIDNEEVLIMAESDILAIVEA